Proteins from a genomic interval of Paenibacillus lentus:
- a CDS encoding response regulator, whose translation MYKVLIIDDEEPLREAIKILGDWEGLQVGEIWEATDGVTGLEMLQKHRPDLVMVDMKMPEMDGVEFLRIVESDYPELMTVVISGYNDFEFTRQAIHSKVVDYLLKPVNRHDLNQALRKAFDILEAKRQTHSELITKNIAFNMSLPKLKEKIYLSIIGRGFKKQSNQAFLSLIGADREDNRFGALVLKILNMQHIRDNRFNCDAELLYFAVANVINEVEMENVVCFSFPNPKQDGEIIAIFTMQGGYPEDHAFRADFLLKKVGHTLSDLFGIVSAAGIGQVYDEVTRLADSYQEAKSSIHAIDLLKMRGATVFGAKEISKTPEVLSFTSRMPILRSAMESGNMNHARIVFAEFTKKIKEADSFTIGEAERMISDIIVLFNDMALDLGVPSGKLPVSGSHSSLGVIGLSGDFKTADEYEQLLHHILEYYGEQVRQSMAVNRPFNIEDIKDYIDQNYFEDIKIPMFTEKYFLSREYLMKLFKQQFGFGIHEYMQKVRMDKACVLLNDASLKIQDISEMLGYKDKNYFSKAFRNYYGVSPSEYRAKQERDKK comes from the coding sequence ATGTATAAAGTACTCATCATAGACGACGAAGAGCCGCTGCGCGAAGCCATTAAAATATTGGGCGATTGGGAAGGCTTACAGGTCGGGGAAATTTGGGAAGCCACGGATGGTGTGACCGGACTGGAAATGCTGCAGAAGCACCGGCCGGATCTTGTTATGGTGGATATGAAAATGCCGGAAATGGACGGGGTCGAGTTTCTGCGCATTGTGGAAAGCGACTACCCTGAGCTGATGACCGTCGTGATCAGTGGATATAACGATTTTGAATTTACAAGGCAGGCGATTCATTCCAAGGTCGTTGATTATTTACTTAAGCCTGTGAATCGGCATGACCTCAATCAGGCGCTGCGCAAGGCATTTGATATATTAGAGGCGAAGCGGCAGACGCACAGCGAATTGATCACGAAGAACATTGCGTTTAACATGTCGCTGCCCAAATTGAAGGAGAAAATTTACTTATCCATTATAGGACGCGGCTTTAAGAAGCAGAGCAATCAAGCGTTTCTATCGCTTATCGGTGCAGATAGGGAGGATAATCGGTTTGGTGCGCTCGTTTTAAAAATATTGAATATGCAGCATATCCGGGACAATCGGTTTAATTGTGATGCGGAGCTGCTCTATTTCGCCGTGGCGAATGTGATTAATGAAGTGGAGATGGAAAATGTCGTTTGCTTTAGCTTCCCTAATCCGAAGCAGGACGGGGAAATCATCGCGATTTTCACGATGCAGGGGGGGTATCCGGAGGATCATGCCTTTCGTGCCGATTTTTTACTAAAAAAGGTTGGTCACACGTTAAGCGATTTATTTGGCATTGTATCGGCAGCAGGGATCGGACAAGTTTATGATGAGGTAACGCGATTAGCAGATTCCTATCAGGAAGCAAAGTCATCCATTCATGCTATTGACCTGCTCAAGATGAGAGGGGCGACAGTGTTTGGAGCCAAAGAAATAAGTAAGACGCCAGAGGTTCTTTCTTTTACAAGCCGAATGCCGATTTTGCGAAGCGCTATGGAATCCGGAAATATGAACCATGCGAGGATCGTCTTTGCGGAGTTTACGAAGAAAATAAAAGAGGCGGACAGTTTTACGATTGGGGAAGCGGAGCGGATGATCAGCGATATTATCGTTCTGTTCAACGATATGGCCCTTGATTTAGGCGTACCCTCGGGTAAACTGCCTGTATCCGGCTCACACAGCTCGCTTGGCGTGATCGGGCTATCTGGCGATTTCAAAACAGCAGACGAATATGAACAACTGCTCCATCACATTTTAGAATATTACGGGGAACAGGTTCGCCAATCTATGGCCGTTAACCGTCCGTTTAACATCGAAGATATCAAGGATTATATCGATCAGAATTATTTTGAGGATATCAAAATTCCCATGTTCACCGAGAAGTATTTTTTGAGCCGGGAATACTTGATGAAGTTGTTTAAGCAACAATTCGGGTTTGGGATTCATGAGTATATGCAAAAGGTAAGAATGGATAAGGCTTGCGTGCTGCTTAACGATGCCTCTCTAAAAATCCAGGATATTTCGGAAATGCTGGGTTATAAAGACAAGAACTATTTCAGTAAGGCCTTTCGCAACTACTATGGCGTATCGCCATCAGAATACCGAGCGAAGCAGGAAAGGGATAAAAAGTGA
- a CDS encoding GH32 C-terminal domain-containing protein, whose protein sequence is MRNVKSKNPWISRMIICVLALQLISPGISATAENQFVVMETLTHKPDIGLSVSDAVYEIQNPGFETGDLTGWSVIAGNAFGVNSVSDEGTWWAEKIPYNQEGAYHLNGWKYDEAATGVLRSSTFELGGSGWISFKLGGGKNTDKVFMNIVVEDTGEVIARYGNTAFADVSFPNPEQGMRLANMEQYKADLSEHLGTKMYIEIVDNATSDWGLIFADALFMHHESEPAEGIVATDIKPDFKRYEIENPSFETGDLTGWTMEGGEAFGPNSVSDETTWWAEKIPYNQEGAYHLNGWKYPESATGVLRSSTFELGGSGWITFRLGGGKRMDQVYVSVIEAETGNLIARYGNSAFADINFPDPVQGLRLANMEQYKANLSKYIGKKMYLEIVDNAVSDWGVIFADAFHTFHEVVPEKGIMAENIIPTEITNRGFESGDFEGWTVEGDAFQVTDEAHASKTGDFYAKSSLEGQGSIASNTFTLQGAGTINFTIVDVIKPEDAYVALFDATSSTLLMKTGNISANERISWNVQEHYNKKLFLKVVDQSNEASIAIDDFQARGVGTIFYLSFDEGAGKKALEKVRNLELDVNYVFNNARYMESKDPRWTPRGVKGGALLFDGYSSSIDVDAKDTVPVSDEFTIEAWVAPRSYEWGDGNKLSAIVNQSDQDKAEGFALGMYRHGSWSMQVGIGGQWVQVWVKDHPLEKYKWNYVAATFNKEVGMIKLYLNGEEVASQATPVNVPITPSAESLLIGKNNRPVEFAGLFSFNMFSGLIDEVKLHNKALTSQEILAEYENVRTLHGGSIPEIMNADVDEDPSVFDGDQHRPQYHAMPPQNWMNEAHAPIYYNGKYHLFYQHNPQGPFWHQIHWGHWVSDDMVHWENVRPALAPGAGNLDPDGVWSGSTAYDREGNPVLFYTAGNDSLSPNQRTAIATPDDLHDPYLEKWVKYPDPVTEQNGIGIPNEFRDPFVWYDEEVDKWYQLVTSGLQDYSSGTALVYVSDDMYNWEYKGPLYVSDRGLYPELGTVWELPVLLPLGKNSRGEPKHIFIINPHEKPEHVPPMNDVQRDVQVFYWIGIWDRDNFKFIPDQEAPSKMDVGDGYLTAESGLVSPDGRTIVFSMVQNARTPQAEYQSGWAHNLALPVSLSLDEKDELRIEPIQELQSLRSNKWVDFSDVNLETANQLIKNVRGDMLEIVMEIDPHEAQKFGLKVRRSENGEEETLIYYDKTDGTFNVDRTKSSIDPDVRVDGVQGGYVDLDGENLKLHIFLDRSVVEAFANYKKKLTTRVYVGRYDSLGLQVWADNDITVKSMEVWEMNALTGEPAAPVYVPDNWDNSVYTDITDLPNHDFATGDLTGWITEGDAFQNVHVSNEELFWDTIYFNPSRKIPGGYHLWGFNEQAGGDSLTGTLRSQNFILGGNGKINFLISGGRDIERLYVALVRASDGKELFKETATNYEEYQRKIWDASNYIGEELYIKVVDQSTGDFGHINVDDFNVPVKVKKGIVPTGPGYSGSPVNSGSSKVISDIKPNSRSSLSFVATRDERQVLFPVTMAANDGKNALKIKNTDIEIEVPAEVLKELQGLVPNDELGQAQISFEMDVLSSDQMKALLERMEHKSKADITALGSIYDFKLSIVKADGKALQLDKFPKPITIRLSAKETSHRDLTGIYFVDDYGRLGYAGGMYGSEKFTADVRYLGRFAVLKYDKLFEDVNESYWAHDVIKEMAAKQVVFGISDTKFAPKQSVTRAEFATFITRAFGIESTQPNVFKDVEPTKWYASSIAAAFEAGIVSGRTTDVFAPEETLSREEMAIMILKAYKFYTGQNAMANERGIFQDADTISDWAKDAVFAATEFGLTKGRGGQLFMPHEKLNRAESCQIISLLLHKVNK, encoded by the coding sequence ATGAGGAATGTCAAAAGTAAAAATCCTTGGATTTCCAGAATGATTATATGTGTTCTCGCTCTTCAGCTTATTTCACCTGGAATTTCAGCAACAGCTGAAAATCAATTTGTTGTTATGGAAACGCTTACCCATAAGCCTGACATTGGATTGTCAGTTTCGGATGCCGTATATGAAATCCAGAATCCGGGATTTGAAACTGGAGATTTGACGGGATGGAGCGTTATCGCAGGTAACGCATTCGGTGTGAATAGCGTATCCGACGAAGGAACTTGGTGGGCGGAGAAAATACCGTATAACCAGGAAGGCGCTTATCATTTAAATGGTTGGAAATATGACGAGGCTGCCACAGGTGTACTTCGTTCCAGCACTTTCGAGCTGGGCGGCAGCGGCTGGATCAGCTTCAAACTTGGGGGTGGGAAAAACACGGATAAAGTATTTATGAATATTGTGGTTGAAGATACGGGAGAAGTCATTGCCCGATACGGTAATACTGCATTTGCCGACGTTAGTTTTCCGAATCCCGAGCAGGGCATGCGGCTTGCCAATATGGAACAGTACAAGGCGGATCTCTCGGAACATTTAGGCACAAAAATGTATATAGAAATTGTCGATAATGCAACCTCGGATTGGGGACTGATTTTTGCCGACGCGCTCTTCATGCACCATGAATCCGAACCAGCAGAAGGAATTGTGGCGACGGATATCAAGCCGGATTTTAAACGCTACGAAATCGAGAATCCGAGCTTTGAAACTGGAGATTTGACGGGATGGACGATGGAGGGAGGCGAAGCGTTTGGTCCAAATAGCGTATCCGACGAAACGACTTGGTGGGCGGAGAAAATACCGTATAACCAGGAAGGCGCTTATCATTTAAACGGCTGGAAATATCCTGAATCTGCGACAGGTGTACTTCGTTCTAGCACTTTCGAGCTGGGCGGCAGCGGCTGGATTACCTTTAGATTGGGTGGAGGCAAACGTATGGATCAAGTGTATGTGAGCGTCATCGAAGCGGAAACGGGAAATTTGATTGCCCGATACGGTAATAGCGCATTTGCCGACATTAACTTCCCTGATCCGGTGCAGGGTCTGAGACTGGCGAATATGGAGCAATATAAGGCAAATCTCTCCAAGTATATCGGCAAAAAAATGTATCTCGAAATCGTTGATAATGCAGTGTCTGACTGGGGAGTAATTTTTGCAGACGCATTCCACACCTTCCATGAAGTCGTACCGGAAAAGGGGATTATGGCAGAAAACATTATCCCGACAGAAATTACAAATCGCGGTTTTGAGAGTGGAGATTTCGAGGGGTGGACGGTTGAAGGGGATGCCTTTCAAGTGACCGATGAAGCTCATGCTAGTAAAACAGGGGATTTCTATGCCAAATCCTCCCTAGAAGGACAGGGCTCCATCGCTTCTAATACCTTTACGCTTCAGGGAGCCGGAACAATTAACTTTACGATTGTAGATGTTATCAAACCGGAAGACGCCTATGTTGCACTATTCGATGCGACTAGCAGCACATTGCTTATGAAAACCGGAAATATCAGCGCGAATGAGAGAATTTCCTGGAATGTGCAGGAACACTATAACAAGAAACTCTTTTTAAAGGTTGTTGATCAATCTAATGAAGCTAGCATTGCCATAGATGATTTCCAAGCTCGTGGAGTCGGCACCATATTCTATTTAAGCTTTGATGAAGGAGCAGGAAAGAAAGCGTTGGAAAAAGTGCGTAATCTCGAGCTTGATGTGAATTATGTATTTAATAATGCTAGATACATGGAATCAAAGGATCCACGATGGACTCCGCGCGGAGTAAAAGGCGGTGCCTTATTATTTGACGGATACTCGAGCTCTATTGATGTTGATGCAAAAGATACTGTGCCTGTAAGCGATGAGTTTACTATCGAAGCTTGGGTCGCACCACGCAGCTATGAATGGGGTGACGGAAATAAGCTGTCTGCGATCGTTAATCAATCCGATCAGGATAAAGCGGAAGGCTTTGCACTTGGAATGTATCGGCATGGTAGTTGGTCCATGCAGGTCGGGATTGGCGGCCAGTGGGTACAGGTATGGGTGAAGGATCACCCTTTGGAAAAATACAAGTGGAACTATGTTGCAGCTACATTCAACAAAGAAGTAGGAATGATTAAGCTATATCTAAATGGTGAAGAAGTGGCTTCCCAGGCAACCCCTGTGAACGTTCCGATCACACCATCTGCGGAAAGTCTTTTAATTGGAAAGAATAATAGACCGGTAGAGTTCGCAGGCTTGTTCTCCTTCAATATGTTCAGCGGGCTCATAGATGAAGTGAAGCTGCATAATAAAGCTCTTACTAGCCAAGAGATACTTGCTGAGTATGAGAATGTGAGAACGCTTCACGGTGGTTCGATTCCGGAAATAATGAATGCGGATGTTGATGAGGATCCAAGTGTGTTTGATGGAGATCAACATCGTCCCCAGTATCACGCAATGCCCCCGCAAAATTGGATGAATGAAGCTCATGCACCGATTTATTATAACGGAAAATACCATTTATTTTATCAACATAACCCTCAAGGTCCTTTCTGGCACCAAATCCATTGGGGACATTGGGTGAGCGACGATATGGTGCATTGGGAAAATGTAAGACCTGCTCTTGCGCCCGGGGCGGGCAATCTTGACCCGGATGGAGTATGGTCAGGCAGCACGGCGTATGACCGAGAAGGCAATCCTGTTCTATTCTACACGGCAGGCAACGACTCGCTGTCGCCGAATCAGAGAACAGCAATTGCCACCCCAGATGACTTGCACGATCCTTACTTAGAGAAATGGGTGAAGTATCCAGACCCTGTAACGGAGCAGAACGGAATCGGCATACCAAATGAGTTTCGCGATCCGTTCGTCTGGTACGATGAAGAGGTGGACAAGTGGTATCAGTTAGTAACGTCTGGCCTCCAGGATTATAGTAGTGGCACAGCTCTGGTGTATGTATCCGATGACATGTACAACTGGGAGTATAAGGGGCCTTTATATGTGAGTGACAGAGGCCTTTATCCCGAGTTGGGTACAGTATGGGAACTGCCAGTATTATTGCCATTAGGCAAGAATAGTAGGGGGGAGCCCAAACATATTTTCATCATTAATCCGCATGAAAAGCCGGAGCATGTTCCTCCAATGAACGATGTGCAAAGAGATGTTCAGGTCTTTTATTGGATTGGGATTTGGGATAGGGATAACTTTAAGTTTATTCCAGACCAAGAGGCCCCATCCAAAATGGATGTAGGTGACGGATATTTAACCGCAGAGAGCGGTTTGGTCTCACCTGATGGAAGAACGATTGTATTCTCCATGGTGCAAAATGCAAGAACGCCGCAAGCCGAATATCAATCCGGATGGGCTCATAATTTGGCCTTGCCGGTTTCATTAAGCCTGGATGAGAAAGATGAGTTGCGTATCGAGCCAATTCAAGAATTGCAGAGTCTCCGCAGCAATAAATGGGTTGATTTTTCTGACGTAAATCTGGAGACTGCCAATCAATTGATCAAGAACGTCAGAGGTGACATGCTGGAGATTGTGATGGAAATTGATCCGCATGAGGCTCAAAAATTCGGTCTTAAGGTGAGACGCTCCGAAAATGGCGAAGAAGAAACGCTAATTTACTATGACAAGACGGACGGAACCTTTAATGTGGATCGAACCAAAAGCAGCATTGATCCGGATGTGCGTGTAGACGGCGTTCAAGGCGGATACGTAGATCTTGACGGAGAGAACTTGAAACTGCATATCTTCCTCGATCGTTCTGTCGTTGAAGCCTTTGCAAATTACAAGAAAAAGCTGACTACACGCGTCTATGTTGGGAGATACGACTCCCTAGGCTTGCAGGTTTGGGCCGATAACGATATTACTGTCAAATCGATGGAAGTCTGGGAGATGAATGCTTTAACAGGTGAACCAGCTGCGCCAGTCTATGTGCCTGATAACTGGGACAATTCTGTGTATACAGACATTACGGATCTGCCTAACCATGATTTTGCTACAGGTGACTTAACAGGTTGGATTACGGAAGGAGACGCCTTCCAGAATGTTCATGTGAGCAATGAAGAGTTATTCTGGGACACCATTTATTTTAACCCGTCGCGCAAAATTCCGGGTGGTTATCATTTGTGGGGCTTCAACGAGCAAGCTGGCGGCGACAGCTTAACGGGAACGTTAAGATCGCAAAATTTCATCCTTGGCGGGAACGGTAAGATCAACTTCCTTATCAGCGGTGGCCGGGATATAGAGCGTCTGTATGTTGCATTGGTTCGGGCATCGGACGGCAAAGAGTTATTTAAAGAGACAGCGACCAATTACGAGGAATATCAACGGAAAATCTGGGATGCGTCGAATTATATCGGCGAGGAGCTTTACATTAAGGTGGTTGACCAATCCACAGGCGACTTTGGTCATATTAATGTCGATGATTTCAACGTACCGGTTAAGGTGAAAAAGGGTATTGTACCAACAGGTCCAGGTTATTCGGGGAGTCCTGTAAACTCTGGGAGTTCTAAGGTCATCTCGGATATCAAACCGAATAGTCGGAGCAGCTTGTCATTCGTAGCGACAAGGGATGAACGGCAGGTACTATTCCCGGTTACAATGGCGGCAAATGACGGCAAGAATGCTCTAAAGATTAAAAATACGGATATAGAGATTGAAGTTCCAGCAGAGGTATTAAAAGAATTGCAGGGGTTGGTTCCGAACGATGAGCTTGGACAGGCGCAAATTTCTTTTGAAATGGATGTATTATCTTCAGATCAAATGAAAGCCCTGCTTGAGCGTATGGAGCATAAGAGTAAAGCGGATATAACTGCTCTAGGAAGTATTTACGATTTCAAATTATCTATAGTGAAAGCCGATGGAAAAGCTCTGCAGCTTGATAAATTCCCCAAACCGATCACAATCAGGCTGAGTGCAAAAGAGACTTCTCATCGGGATCTGACCGGCATCTACTTTGTTGATGATTACGGTAGACTAGGATATGCGGGCGGAATGTATGGAAGCGAGAAGTTTACTGCGGATGTAAGATATCTCGGTAGGTTTGCTGTTCTTAAATATGACAAACTTTTTGAAGATGTCAACGAGTCGTATTGGGCACATGACGTCATTAAAGAGATGGCTGCGAAACAAGTAGTCTTCGGTATAAGCGATACGAAATTTGCTCCGAAGCAAAGCGTAACGAGAGCTGAGTTCGCCACTTTTATTACCCGGGCATTTGGAATAGAATCTACTCAGCCAAATGTATTCAAGGATGTTGAACCTACGAAATGGTACGCTTCTTCCATTGCCGCGGCATTTGAGGCGGGAATCGTGTCAGGAAGAACCACGGATGTATTTGCACCAGAGGAAACCTTGAGCCGGGAAGAAATGGCCATCATGATTCTCAAAGCTTACAAATTCTACACAGGGCAAAACGCTATGGCAAATGAAAGGGGTATTTTTCAAGATGCCGATACAATAAGCGACTGGGCTAAGGATGCGGTATTTGCTGCAACGGAGTTTGGCTTAACCAAGGGCCGTGGTGGTCAATTATTCATGCCGCATGAAAAATTGAATCGGGCAGAAAGTTGTCAAATCATTTCGCTTCTACTCCATAAGGTCAATAAATAG
- a CDS encoding carbohydrate ABC transporter permease: MFKLGRKWAERLEFGAFTLPVLISIIAVFYYPFMLTIRYSLTKWNGISKNPQFVGLDNFKQIFSGDANFLNASWFTIKYAILYIVLVNVLAILLALVLDMKMKSTTWLRAAFFIPYILSLVIVGFIWKFIFMQGFESLGASTGWGIFKLSWLGEPNLAFISVLLVSIWQSVGFYLVIYIAGLQSVPEDMKEAAKVDGAGPVRRFFSITLPLLAPSITISVFMALTNSIKVFDVILSLTGGGPGGTTYSVAYDIYRDTFQNNLYGYGTAKALILFVAVLIITVIQLTIFKRREVEA; this comes from the coding sequence ATGTTCAAATTGGGGAGAAAATGGGCAGAAAGATTAGAATTCGGCGCCTTTACGTTACCTGTTCTAATCAGTATTATAGCCGTATTCTATTATCCGTTTATGTTGACGATTCGCTATTCCTTAACCAAATGGAACGGGATATCTAAAAACCCGCAATTCGTTGGATTGGACAACTTCAAACAAATTTTCAGCGGGGATGCCAACTTCTTGAACGCAAGCTGGTTCACGATTAAGTACGCGATATTGTACATCGTGCTCGTGAACGTGCTGGCAATTCTGCTGGCGCTTGTCCTCGATATGAAGATGAAGTCCACGACCTGGCTGAGAGCTGCTTTCTTCATTCCTTACATTCTTAGCTTGGTTATCGTCGGCTTCATCTGGAAGTTTATCTTCATGCAAGGCTTCGAATCACTCGGGGCAAGCACAGGCTGGGGCATATTCAAGCTGAGCTGGCTCGGGGAACCGAATCTTGCTTTTATATCCGTCTTGCTCGTCTCGATCTGGCAGTCGGTTGGTTTCTATCTCGTCATTTACATCGCCGGATTGCAATCGGTTCCAGAAGACATGAAGGAAGCGGCAAAAGTGGACGGAGCTGGCCCTGTTCGCCGATTCTTCAGCATTACACTGCCATTGCTAGCTCCATCCATCACGATTTCCGTCTTTATGGCGCTAACGAACTCGATCAAAGTATTCGATGTCATTCTGTCGCTTACAGGCGGCGGTCCTGGCGGCACGACCTATAGCGTGGCTTACGATATTTACCGCGATACGTTCCAGAACAACCTGTACGGATATGGTACAGCCAAGGCACTCATTCTGTTCGTTGCTGTGCTAATCATTACTGTAATTCAATTGACGATCTTCAAACGCAGGGAGGTTGAGGCATAA
- a CDS encoding carbohydrate ABC transporter permease translates to MKSKKAGRIVFEIFMIILSLLFLYPLFLTIINSLKSFSEVMTDVIALPKSLAFENYSYVWKYINYPRLFLNNTVITVIGLAGIILISSIAAYKLARTKSKTSNLIYFICIMPMLIPFQSIMLSVLQMAKNLNLSDSTWGLGILYWGFGAPLAMFIYHGFVKGVPREIDESATIDGASGFSLFFRVIFPLLKSVTTTIVIIDVMWIWNDFLLPLLMVNGSPSTKTLTLAAYTFVGQYTSDWQYAMTAMVMAVLPSIIVFMFLQKHIVKGVVAGAVKG, encoded by the coding sequence ATGAAGAGCAAGAAGGCAGGACGCATCGTTTTTGAAATATTTATGATCATTCTTTCGCTGCTGTTCTTGTATCCGTTGTTCTTGACCATTATTAACTCTTTGAAGAGCTTTTCCGAAGTCATGACGGATGTGATAGCTCTTCCGAAAAGTTTGGCCTTTGAGAACTACAGCTACGTGTGGAAATATATCAACTATCCGAGATTGTTCCTGAACAATACGGTAATTACCGTGATTGGACTGGCCGGGATCATCCTGATCTCCTCCATCGCGGCATATAAGCTGGCTAGAACAAAATCCAAAACGAGCAACCTGATTTATTTCATCTGTATCATGCCAATGCTCATTCCGTTCCAATCGATTATGCTGTCTGTGCTGCAAATGGCGAAAAATCTGAACCTTTCAGACAGCACCTGGGGTCTCGGCATCCTGTATTGGGGCTTTGGCGCACCCCTGGCCATGTTCATCTATCACGGCTTCGTGAAGGGAGTTCCGAGGGAAATCGACGAGAGCGCGACGATTGATGGCGCTTCCGGCTTCAGCTTATTCTTCCGGGTGATCTTCCCGCTGCTAAAATCTGTAACGACTACGATCGTCATTATCGACGTCATGTGGATCTGGAACGACTTCCTGCTTCCGCTTCTGATGGTCAACGGCTCTCCAAGCACGAAGACATTGACGCTGGCCGCCTATACCTTCGTAGGGCAGTACACCTCGGATTGGCAATATGCGATGACCGCAATGGTTATGGCCGTGCTCCCATCCATCATCGTGTTCATGTTCCTGCAGAAGCACATTGTTAAGGGCGTTGTGGCCGGAGCGGTCAAAGGCTAA
- a CDS encoding cache domain-containing sensor histidine kinase, with translation MIRRITAAMKALIERVSSRLVNKLNLLFTSIIILIVGSLTVISYQMLQKESVSNSIASTANNLMLVNQKLEDYLDGIEQFSLPHNKYDEIIRAVMQEGDDYAARMYLEDYLRDMFYSRKDLESIYLYLIDQQKYYSITRDAYNITIRVGYQGGIDEQPWYQEAMKSPQNRSFQSFVLPDAESGYRMISEPEFMGYHRVLRSIASREPRGVLSFYLKPTVKDSIMSDIPFEEGEHLMFLDPNNVPFHMDDPKVYEAISSADWFRDIDDVSGSPVTWQNEDKRYLVVYDVGQQDGWKLIKPIPYSSIYEAATKARNLSYLIGLIFLVISVILVTLTSNAITKPLNRLSRHMRRFSEGTFDAEAPVQGRDEIAYLTLHFNQMVRRTNDLINERYRMKLVEKNAILKALEAEINPHFLYNALQAISTKALKSGNDDVADMVDALALTLRYCISGKDIVYAREELRHIERYLALQSARFGSRLQVDMNWDESLMELQIPKLSIQSLVENSIKHAVEKVSTPVTIVVRATVSESHAIISVYDNGPGISSDRLEQILQTFEVDWEEQEGENIGLKNLNTRLKLLYGDQSGLEIHSDLTGTEMTMRIPRGGVGHV, from the coding sequence ATGATCAGAAGGATAACAGCTGCTATGAAAGCGCTTATTGAGAGAGTGTCTTCCAGACTGGTCAATAAGCTTAATTTGCTTTTTACGTCTATCATTATTCTTATTGTGGGCTCACTTACGGTCATATCCTACCAAATGCTTCAGAAGGAGTCGGTCAGCAACAGTATTGCTAGTACGGCGAACAACTTAATGCTCGTAAATCAGAAGCTGGAGGATTATTTGGACGGGATCGAGCAGTTTTCACTGCCGCACAACAAATATGACGAAATTATTCGAGCGGTTATGCAGGAGGGGGACGATTACGCCGCTAGAATGTATCTTGAAGATTATTTAAGAGATATGTTCTATAGTCGAAAAGATCTAGAGAGCATTTATTTGTATTTGATTGACCAGCAAAAATATTATTCGATAACTCGGGATGCCTATAATATAACCATCAGGGTCGGCTACCAAGGCGGAATCGATGAGCAGCCGTGGTATCAGGAGGCCATGAAAAGCCCGCAGAACCGTTCATTCCAGTCCTTCGTCCTGCCTGATGCTGAGAGCGGCTATAGGATGATTTCCGAGCCGGAATTTATGGGCTACCACCGTGTGCTGCGCTCCATTGCTTCGCGGGAGCCAAGGGGGGTGTTATCGTTTTATTTGAAGCCGACGGTAAAAGACAGTATTATGAGCGACATTCCGTTCGAGGAGGGGGAGCATTTGATGTTCCTTGACCCGAACAATGTTCCTTTCCACATGGATGATCCGAAGGTTTATGAGGCTATCAGCTCAGCCGACTGGTTCCGGGATATCGATGACGTTTCGGGAAGTCCCGTCACTTGGCAGAATGAGGACAAGCGCTACCTTGTCGTTTACGATGTGGGGCAGCAGGATGGCTGGAAGCTGATTAAACCGATCCCCTACAGCAGTATCTATGAAGCCGCAACGAAAGCACGGAATCTGAGCTATCTAATCGGTCTTATTTTTCTGGTTATATCGGTTATTCTTGTTACCCTGACTTCTAATGCCATCACGAAGCCGCTCAACCGTCTGTCGCGCCATATGCGGCGGTTCAGCGAAGGGACGTTTGATGCGGAGGCCCCGGTGCAGGGCAGGGATGAAATCGCTTATTTGACGCTGCATTTCAACCAGATGGTACGGCGCACGAATGATCTGATTAATGAGCGCTATCGTATGAAACTGGTGGAGAAGAATGCGATCCTGAAGGCGTTGGAGGCGGAGATCAACCCGCATTTCCTGTATAATGCGCTGCAGGCGATATCCACGAAAGCGCTTAAGAGTGGAAATGACGATGTGGCCGATATGGTGGATGCCCTGGCTCTTACACTTCGCTATTGTATTAGCGGGAAAGATATCGTATATGCCAGGGAAGAGCTCCGGCATATCGAGAGATATTTGGCATTGCAAAGCGCAAGATTCGGCAGCCGGCTTCAGGTGGATATGAACTGGGACGAGTCACTGATGGAGCTGCAAATTCCGAAGCTGTCTATTCAGTCTCTGGTGGAAAACTCTATTAAGCATGCGGTGGAGAAGGTGTCTACGCCAGTGACGATTGTCGTTCGGGCCACGGTCAGTGAGAGCCATGCCATCATATCGGTTTATGATAATGGGCCGGGCATATCGTCAGACCGGCTGGAGCAAATATTGCAGACATTTGAGGTGGATTGGGAAGAGCAGGAAGGGGAGAATATCGGACTTAAGAACTTGAATACCCGTTTGAAGTTGCTTTATGGCGATCAGTCGGGGCTTGAGATCCATAGCGATCTGACAGGGACGGAAATGACGATGAGAATACCGCGGGGAGGCGTAGGACATGTATAA